Below is a genomic region from Sorghum bicolor cultivar BTx623 chromosome 9, Sorghum_bicolor_NCBIv3, whole genome shotgun sequence.
gacacttgtgatgatactatTGTAATTTGTCaacttgtgtgcgcgactattcctggggcgcacatgaggtttattgtactcaaatttatccttaaatttgggtgtgacattcACCAAGATACATTTTTTAGTGGGATGGGCCTAATTAAGCTATCTACATATATTTCAGATGACAATTATTGTAATTTTACTAATTTTAGTTGCATACCTTTTATCCATTAGCATAAGTCTAAACCTACACTCCTAGGCAGCTAGTAAAAGTTAGGCATGGTTTTgttttcaaaaattttaaagatttctcgtcatatcgaatctttagacgcatgtataaagcattaaatatagataaaaataattaattgcacagtttgtttataatttgtgaaacgaatcttttgagcttagttagtccataattagacaataattatcaaatacaaacgaaagtactataatagccaaatccaaaaattttaattaaacaaggcctttagcAAAACCTGTTTCGTACATTCGCAGTCCCGGCCGGCCGCTTGCATGCAACCAAATTCATGTGAGTAGAGTACAGTGCTCCATTTTGTGCCCTTCTTGCGTTACCTACCTGTCGCTATCGAAGTACGCCGTCAATGCATTTAAAAACAGAGTCCTTTTACaccattttcaaaaaaaaactaacaTTTCATGTCTTAATCAATCATCATGTCCAAATTAGTGGCTTGATGTAAGCAATTCTTGTTTTATAATAAGCATCAATCGGCCTGCTTGCATCAGGTCCGAGTCAGGAACCCTGACTTTTTTCTAACTGATCCATGTACTACCTGAACCCCCTGAGCAAGCTGAACGTCACCATTAGCGCACTAACTAACTGTCTCCGCTGGCACTGCCGTATCAGTGCGGCGAACGGACGGATGTCTCCCAATCATTGCACTAATCTAATCACACCACCAAAATTCTTCCTAATGACCTGAAACCGGACGCCTAACTCACTGGACGGCTATAGTACGCATACGTCATGGATCATACTAATAAACAACACACAGGATGATTTTATTATTTGCATATGGTTTACATTTTCTGTGGATGAACTTTGGTTTGTTGCAAAGACAAAactagtagagtagtagttagagCCTCTTTGGACTCTCCTCCCTTACTCCGGCTTCGGATCTAGCTCCACCTCTTCACGAGGAGCTCTATCAAACATTTTGTAAGAAGTCGTTCTTTGatgaaaaatagagatattagaGCTGTTTTGACTTCTCCAAAGAAGCCAAAGAAGCTTATTAGGAGGAACGCCGTTAAACACCAGCTTACTTATATCTAGTTTGAATGAATGAAGCAAGTAGGAATATGTATGGATTTCACAAAGACTATCGTAGAGCTACTACAATTCTGCTGTTACTACCATTTTGGCTTTTGCCCAAAATTTCCTGCACATTTTCTCACCTGTAAAAATGTAAGATGAACTGAACCACATGCTAAATTTCAAGCAGTGAGAAGAAATGCAtgattgtttggttttggtggaACGACGAGGACAGAATCGTCATTCGTCAGTTGGAAGCTCCCCCATGTCGGCCTCCCGATAACGAGCCGTCGCAGTCACGTGGGCCCGGGTCGTGGGCCCTGCCTGGCGCTGGCGGCCTATATCAACGCCCTTCCCGTTCCGGACCAGCCCACCTCGCCATCTTCACTTCACCcgattcctcctcctcctcctcatcgtctTCGCCTCACCTGCGCCACAACTGCCAAGCAAAGCTCCTCTGCTCCtgtccctcttcctcctcctccgtcCCATGGAGCTCGCAGCGTCCGCTTCCACCTCCGTCTGCTCGGCGGCGTACCACCACCTCTCGGCCGCCGACGCTGCGGCTGCCGACCGCGGTGGCGACAGTAGTAGCGGCGCGCAGggggagacgacgacgacgcggctCGAACGGCGGCGGAGGACGaagcgcgccggcggcggcggcggtggctgcgCGGGGCTCCGGCGGCGGTGCTACGCGGTGCTCAAGCAGCAGCGGACGCGGCTCTACATCCTCCGCCGGTGCGTCACCATGCTGCTCTGCTGGCACGAGCACGACCTGTCAGACTGACCGTGGGCCGGGCCGGGCCCCCTTTCCGCGCTCCATCTGTTTCTTGTGTAGGGTAGGGATCATGCCGGCCTGTGAAAATGATCAAATGCCGGTGGAatctgggtttttttttttccttcagtTTTTTTGGTGTGTATTTGGGCATGAATGAACAGCGCAAATATATATGGCAGATTTCTGATTCGAAGAAACTGCAATCGATCCGTATGTGTCATGCATGTCCGATCCTCTGTAAATAAATCCCCTTGTGCACTTCACCGGAGCTGCAATGGCTATGCCTGTCAGCACATGTCTTAATTTGTTGATGAGGGATTGCACAAGAAACTCTGCATTTCCTTGTGAGTTGTGACTCCCGTTTGGAAAACAAGTTTTTGGAAGGGCGATGTTTTGACAATCAAATTGTCAAATTGAGGCTGATCCCATATTTATATTTGCGAGACGATAAAAAACCATATGTAGAATGTAAAATTTAATCAGAGTTCGGATGGAGTAAATAtaactttgaaaaaaaaaacatctagTGGAAAACCAACTTTGGGATAAGCTGGTTTTGTATGTCAAGATGATGGAAAAACATATATTGCACATCCAAATCGGAGTTCAGACGAAGAAATTACGCACTTGGTATCTAAACACAATCCAACAAAACCCTAGTAGCATCCTCAACCCGACAAAGTCTCTCTGAAAGTTTTGATGGCTCATTTGCTAGTTTACCCGAAAATTAGCCGTTCTAGTTTTACGGTCTACAACATGAAATCGTATTGGTTATCCACTAAGTTTTTCGGTCTACAACATGAAACCGTTGGAAAAATGTGTGTATTTACTGTTTACTGGTTTGCTCACAAACCTTGCAACTTGTCACCATGAAAGTGTATTAGTTATCCACTAAGTTTTTTGGTCCATTTTTGTGATTTGTGCATTCTAGCGCTTTAGGTATGGAACCGATATTCACATGTCAACAGGCAACAAAAGGTTTACCACATTTTTTATTAGGAGCACTGGCTTAGTTCTTTCCAGGGAACTAGACTAGGAAACAACATAACTagtgcaattagaaaatgatataTATTGCAGAGAAATGTCCTAAAGATAGATTGGGACAGTGGAAAATCAAAATAAAAACATTTACAAATGTTGAAAATGTATCTAGAAGCTTCTATAAATTAGATTTAGCTTTAgacaattgaaaaaaaaattgcaaacaaAAAACCTCAAAACATTCTAATTAGTGTCTAAATGTGTTTCAGAAACCTTtcataataaaaagaaagagaTGCAACCAACATGAATGCAACATATATTAATGTTAAAGGAATCCATACTGTTGCATCTCGTGTTTtagttttggattttttttaaagaCATGTTTTGACATTAATTAGACTGTTTTTTAAAGACATGTTTTTACATACTCTCTACCCTCTTTTTAGACCAACGAACAGGTTGGGATTTCCTTGTCAGAAAAAGGAAACAACATAACTagtgcaattagaaaatgatataGATTGCAGAGAAATATCCTAAAGATAGATTGGGACCGTGAAAACTCAAAATAAAAACATTTACAAATGTTGAAAATGAATCTAGAAGCTTCTATAAATTAGATTTAGCTTTAGACAAttggaaaaaaaaatacttggcaacaaaaaaatcaaaacattGTAATTAG
It encodes:
- the LOC8080960 gene encoding uncharacterized protein LOC8080960, with translation MELAASASTSVCSAAYHHLSAADAAAADRGGDSSSGAQGETTTTRLERRRRTKRAGGGGGGCAGLRRRCYAVLKQQRTRLYILRRCVTMLLCWHEHDLSD